The following coding sequences lie in one Maribacter forsetii DSM 18668 genomic window:
- the accC gene encoding acetyl-CoA carboxylase biotin carboxylase subunit, producing MKKILIANRGEIALRIMKTAQKMGIKTVAVYSEVDRHSPHVKFADEAVLLGPAPSSESYLVMEKVIDAAKVTGAEGIHPGYGFLSENAIFAQMVEDNGITFIGPKPHAIKVMGNKLAAKEAVRDYDIPMVPGIEEAITDVALAEKVAKQIGFPILIKASAGGGGKGMRVVENLKDLPEQMDRAIGEALAAFGDGSVFIEKYVGSPRHIEIQILADTHGNTVHLFERECSVQRRHQKVVEEAPSAVLTPEIRKSMGEAAIKVAKACDYVGAGTVEFLLDENKNFYFLEMNTRLQVEHPVSELISGIDLVEQQIKVARGEALTFTQDDLTITGHALEVRVYAEDPLSNFMPSIGKLSTYKTPVGEGIRVDDGFEEGMEVPIYYDPMISKLITYGKNREEAIQLMIKAIDNYKVEGVATTLSFGKFVCEHEAFTSGNFDTHFVKNYYSPEHLEKQYAEERRIAALTALKLYLDNDKILKIPSEVSSNWQKSRI from the coding sequence ATGAAGAAAATACTAATAGCCAATAGAGGTGAAATAGCTTTAAGAATAATGAAGACTGCCCAGAAAATGGGTATCAAAACAGTTGCCGTTTATTCAGAAGTTGACCGCCATTCACCACACGTAAAATTCGCTGATGAAGCGGTTTTATTAGGTCCAGCGCCATCATCGGAATCTTATCTGGTCATGGAGAAAGTTATAGATGCCGCAAAGGTGACAGGTGCAGAAGGTATTCACCCTGGTTACGGATTTTTAAGCGAGAATGCCATTTTCGCACAAATGGTTGAAGATAACGGTATCACATTTATCGGTCCTAAGCCTCATGCGATTAAAGTGATGGGGAATAAACTAGCGGCAAAAGAAGCAGTTCGCGATTATGACATCCCCATGGTGCCAGGTATTGAAGAAGCAATAACTGACGTTGCTTTAGCTGAAAAAGTAGCTAAGCAAATTGGATTTCCTATTTTAATAAAAGCTTCTGCAGGTGGTGGAGGTAAGGGAATGCGCGTTGTAGAGAACTTAAAGGATCTTCCAGAACAAATGGATAGGGCTATCGGCGAAGCACTAGCTGCTTTTGGTGATGGTTCTGTTTTTATAGAAAAGTACGTAGGCTCACCTAGGCATATAGAAATTCAAATTTTAGCGGATACGCATGGTAATACCGTTCATTTATTTGAACGGGAATGTAGTGTGCAAAGAAGACATCAAAAAGTAGTAGAAGAAGCTCCTTCAGCAGTTCTAACTCCGGAAATTAGAAAGAGTATGGGCGAAGCTGCCATCAAAGTAGCAAAAGCATGTGACTACGTTGGTGCAGGTACGGTGGAGTTTTTACTTGATGAAAACAAGAATTTCTACTTCTTGGAAATGAATACGAGGTTGCAGGTAGAACATCCGGTGTCTGAGTTGATATCTGGTATTGATTTGGTAGAGCAGCAAATAAAGGTAGCTCGTGGCGAAGCACTAACATTTACCCAAGACGATTTAACAATAACAGGTCATGCGCTTGAAGTTCGTGTATATGCAGAAGATCCGTTATCTAATTTTATGCCGAGTATAGGAAAGCTGTCAACCTACAAAACACCTGTTGGTGAAGGTATACGTGTGGATGATGGGTTTGAAGAAGGTATGGAAGTGCCCATTTACTATGATCCCATGATTTCTAAGTTGATTACCTACGGAAAGAATAGGGAAGAGGCTATACAATTAATGATTAAAGCTATTGATAATTATAAAGTAGAAGGCGTTGCCACAACCTTGTCATTTGGAAAATTTGTGTGTGAGCACGAAGCTTTTACATCAGGGAATTTTGATACACATTTTGTCAAAAACTACTATTCTCCAGAGCATTTAGAAAAGCAATATGCAGAAGAAAGACGAATAGCAGCTTTAACAGCTCTAAAATTATATTTGGATAACGATAAAATATTAAAAATTCCGTCTGAAGTTTCTTCTAACTGGCAGAAGAGTAGAATATAG
- a CDS encoding acyl-CoA carboxylase subunit beta, whose amino-acid sequence MKDNKEILAEKLALGKLGGGQERIDKQHAKGKLTAYERIHFLLDEGSFEEMGALVTHRTKDFGMEKQVFYGDGVVTGYGTINGRQVCVFAQDFTVFGGALSETHAEKICKIMDMAMKIGVPMIGLNDSGGARIQEGVRSLGGYADIFHKNVMASGVIPQISAIMGPCAGGAVYSPAMTDFTLMVENSSYMFVTGPNVVKTVTNEEVTSEELGGALTHATKSGVTHLTAANDIQCINQIKQMISYMPQNCEDKPTDMPFVPGNEVRDVLEDIVPENANQPYDMRNVINGIIDQDSFFEIHEAYADNIVVGFARLGGKSIGIVANQPISLAGVLDVDSSKKAARFTRFCDCFNIPLLVLVDVPGFLPGTDQEWNGIITNGAKLLYALSEATVPKVTVITRKAYGGAYDVMNSKHIGADLNYAWPGAEIAVMGAKGASEIIFRKEISAADDPEAKLAEKEAEYAKLFANPYSAAQRGFIDEVIRPKDTRRKLIKAYTMLENKVVTLPKKKHGNIPL is encoded by the coding sequence ATGAAAGATAATAAAGAGATATTAGCAGAGAAACTGGCATTGGGAAAATTGGGTGGTGGTCAAGAACGTATTGACAAACAGCACGCTAAAGGAAAGTTAACTGCTTATGAACGTATTCATTTTTTGCTTGATGAAGGCTCATTTGAAGAAATGGGTGCTTTAGTTACCCACCGTACCAAAGATTTTGGTATGGAAAAACAAGTCTTTTACGGTGATGGGGTAGTTACTGGTTATGGTACAATCAACGGTAGGCAAGTTTGTGTTTTTGCACAGGATTTTACTGTTTTTGGAGGGGCTTTATCTGAAACCCATGCCGAAAAGATTTGTAAAATCATGGATATGGCCATGAAGATTGGTGTCCCCATGATTGGTCTAAACGATAGTGGGGGAGCCCGAATTCAAGAAGGAGTACGTTCATTAGGCGGATATGCCGATATTTTCCATAAAAATGTAATGGCATCGGGAGTGATTCCTCAGATTTCTGCTATAATGGGTCCTTGTGCCGGTGGGGCGGTATATTCACCTGCCATGACAGATTTTACCTTAATGGTAGAGAATTCTAGTTATATGTTCGTTACCGGTCCAAATGTGGTGAAGACGGTAACGAACGAAGAAGTAACATCAGAAGAACTTGGCGGTGCATTAACGCATGCAACTAAATCTGGTGTAACGCATCTTACGGCAGCTAACGATATTCAATGTATCAATCAGATTAAGCAGATGATTAGTTATATGCCCCAAAATTGCGAGGATAAACCAACCGATATGCCATTTGTTCCAGGTAATGAAGTTCGTGATGTACTAGAGGATATTGTTCCTGAAAATGCAAATCAGCCTTATGATATGCGCAATGTTATCAACGGAATCATAGATCAAGATTCATTCTTTGAAATACATGAAGCCTATGCCGATAATATTGTTGTCGGTTTTGCAAGATTAGGAGGAAAAAGTATTGGTATTGTTGCCAATCAGCCAATTAGTCTCGCAGGTGTACTTGATGTTGATAGCTCTAAAAAGGCAGCGCGTTTTACACGCTTTTGCGATTGTTTTAATATTCCACTCTTGGTATTGGTAGATGTTCCTGGATTCCTGCCTGGTACCGATCAAGAATGGAACGGTATTATTACTAATGGTGCAAAATTACTCTATGCTTTAAGTGAGGCAACAGTGCCTAAGGTAACCGTAATTACCAGAAAAGCATACGGTGGTGCGTATGATGTTATGAATTCTAAACATATTGGTGCCGATTTAAATTATGCTTGGCCAGGTGCAGAAATTGCGGTAATGGGAGCCAAAGGTGCAAGTGAGATCATTTTTAGAAAAGAAATAAGTGCTGCCGATGATCCAGAAGCGAAACTGGCAGAAAAAGAGGCGGAATACGCAAAACTATTTGCAAACCCTTACAGTGCCGCGCAAAGAGGATTTATAGATGAGGTAATTCGACCTAAGGATACAAGGCGGAAATTAATAAAAGCGTATACCATGCTAGAGAATAAAGTAGTAACCTTGCCAAAGAAGAAGCATGGTAATATTCCTTTATAA
- a CDS encoding LacI family DNA-binding transcriptional regulator, translating to MSKKRNTTLKELSKELSLSISTVSRALNDHPDISPATKEKVKKLAKQMNYVPNLFARGFRSRETHILGVIVPNISHLFTSTIIKGIIEEAELRGYRVIISESNNDDTKQVEMLNTMTQFGVDGVLISLARKTKDVKEVLKVLNRIPIILFDKVSSKIPCTQVVINEEEAAFNAVEHLIELGKKRIAIIKETENSYNSEKRFAGYLKALNKYGIPVRNKLILSTEDISLGNGRRLTNILLSMKKRPDAIFAITDNAAIGAIKALHKFKVKIPEEIAVVGFSNSINSTIVSPGLTTVDQPGDKIGRTAVRFLIQELENPTNEVITKTVEIKTSLIVRDSSLMV from the coding sequence ATGAGCAAAAAAAGAAACACCACTTTAAAAGAGCTTTCTAAAGAACTTAGTTTATCCATTTCAACAGTTTCAAGAGCCCTAAACGACCACCCAGATATCAGTCCTGCAACTAAGGAGAAGGTTAAAAAATTGGCCAAGCAAATGAATTATGTACCCAATTTATTTGCCAGAGGATTTCGCTCTCGTGAAACTCATATTCTTGGGGTAATCGTACCCAACATATCGCACTTATTCACTTCTACCATTATAAAAGGAATTATTGAGGAGGCCGAGTTAAGAGGCTACCGTGTTATTATATCAGAATCTAATAATGACGACACCAAGCAAGTAGAAATGTTGAATACCATGACACAGTTTGGGGTTGATGGCGTATTAATTTCATTGGCAAGAAAAACAAAAGATGTAAAAGAGGTTTTAAAGGTTTTAAATCGTATCCCTATTATTTTGTTCGACAAGGTTTCCAGTAAAATACCTTGTACACAAGTAGTTATCAATGAAGAAGAGGCTGCATTTAATGCTGTAGAACATTTAATAGAACTTGGTAAGAAACGAATAGCTATTATTAAGGAAACCGAAAACTCATACAATTCAGAAAAAAGATTCGCTGGTTATTTAAAAGCGTTAAACAAATATGGCATACCTGTACGTAACAAACTTATTTTAAGTACAGAAGATATTTCATTAGGAAACGGAAGACGATTAACTAATATCCTATTAAGTATGAAGAAACGACCTGATGCCATTTTCGCAATTACGGACAATGCCGCCATAGGAGCTATAAAAGCGCTACATAAATTTAAGGTGAAAATACCTGAAGAAATAGCTGTTGTGGGTTTTAGCAACTCCATTAACTCCACCATTGTTAGCCCTGGATTAACCACTGTAGACCAGCCAGGCGACAAAATAGGACGCACTGCAGTTCGTTTTTTAATTCAAGAACTTGAAAACCCCACAAATGAAGTGATTACCAAAACCGTGGAAATCAAAACCAGTTTAATTGTTAGGGATTCTTCACTAATGGTTTAA
- a CDS encoding TonB-dependent receptor, whose product MKKIIFAVIVLLFSEGSFAQTDISGTVTDNLGEPIPGANILITGSTSGTTSDFDGNFSFSTDLTGTQVLRVSYIGFTSVDKSLDLNGTAQTVNVVLQEGGQQLDEVVLTASSTFRSQKQAPLSISSVKMKEITKLSANSQADILRSVPGITAEGGGGETASNIFVRGLPSGGQYVFNPLQYDGMPLISSFGLNSSAHDVYARPDIGFKGVEFVRGGAAVLYGAGSVAGIINYTSKTGDTNPGNIINIEVANQGRIKTDFYSGGQLGGEDSNTYYAFTGFVRHDRGPIDVGLPTKGVQFRGNIKKKFDNGSFTLSGQFIDDKAQFYLPIPLSGGSRERINGNDGNPVEQLLSGDLANTSFNTPGGTYNSPIADGVATSGGYIMGDFNYRFEDDLKLTSKIKYANYKHNFALYVGGNGTNGNPITLDNYVESIAPGNLGYTAAYQSGSGAQINGNDLVIDNLHVDRLRPMTDYSGEINLTKSIETANGGNHNITVGSYIARTEAEDVNYQYRVLTEFNNNPQLVNLNYTDAGGDNVVYSQGGLYNRIGQTANNFLSQNRLALYVTDEMILDKWRFDVGFRWEHTDGINSRGGIMSETVYSTPDITTELSDVQTADGTFLRTEVNASAWALSLAGLYELTETTNLYANFSKGYFFPQLRGFAPVAGISESPYDAENIIQFEAGAKFGNQKFSGSVAGYYVGLKDRISIRQAIVGGQLIDETRAEQNTRTIGIEATWDYSLAQYLNLRGNVTYQDHEITKNTDFDLVNGTSTEANVGNELARQPNLLGGLGLYYDNAAFDANFGFNYTGAKFTDDTNNIELDAITIGRLGAGYTFSKEDNNNSVRLGVSVFNLFDSDGITEGNPRAGSAGQTESQFFVGRPILPRRLFVTATFNF is encoded by the coding sequence ATGAAGAAAATTATTTTTGCGGTAATCGTACTTCTATTCAGTGAAGGCTCCTTTGCACAGACCGATATTTCAGGAACCGTAACAGACAATTTAGGAGAACCAATTCCCGGTGCTAACATTTTAATTACAGGTAGTACATCGGGTACAACATCAGATTTTGATGGTAATTTTTCTTTTTCAACAGACCTAACAGGTACTCAGGTTTTACGTGTATCATATATAGGGTTTACATCAGTTGACAAATCATTAGACTTAAACGGTACAGCACAAACTGTTAATGTTGTGCTGCAAGAAGGTGGTCAGCAACTTGATGAAGTTGTATTAACAGCTTCTAGTACCTTTCGTTCTCAAAAGCAGGCTCCTTTATCTATTAGCTCTGTGAAGATGAAAGAAATTACTAAGCTTTCTGCAAATAGTCAGGCAGATATTCTTAGAAGTGTCCCAGGTATTACTGCAGAAGGTGGTGGTGGTGAAACGGCAAGTAATATATTTGTTAGGGGGCTTCCTTCTGGTGGTCAATATGTTTTCAATCCGCTACAATATGATGGTATGCCATTGATCAGTTCTTTCGGACTAAATTCTTCTGCGCATGATGTTTATGCTAGACCAGATATAGGATTTAAAGGAGTTGAATTTGTTCGTGGTGGTGCAGCTGTATTATACGGTGCAGGTTCTGTTGCCGGTATTATTAACTACACAAGTAAAACTGGAGATACCAACCCGGGTAACATTATTAATATAGAAGTAGCCAACCAAGGTAGAATTAAAACCGATTTCTATTCTGGTGGTCAACTAGGTGGTGAAGATTCTAATACTTATTATGCTTTTACCGGTTTTGTGCGTCATGATAGAGGTCCTATAGATGTAGGGCTGCCAACAAAAGGTGTTCAATTTAGAGGTAACATCAAAAAGAAATTCGATAACGGATCATTTACTTTAAGCGGACAGTTTATTGACGATAAGGCTCAGTTTTATCTTCCTATTCCTTTAAGTGGAGGTAGCAGAGAGCGTATAAACGGTAATGACGGTAACCCAGTTGAACAATTGCTATCTGGTGATTTAGCTAATACTTCATTTAATACTCCTGGCGGAACATATAACAGTCCTATTGCTGATGGTGTAGCTACTTCTGGTGGTTACATTATGGGTGATTTCAATTATAGATTTGAAGATGATCTTAAATTGACTTCTAAGATTAAATATGCCAACTACAAGCACAATTTTGCACTTTATGTTGGTGGTAATGGTACTAACGGAAATCCTATCACATTAGATAATTATGTAGAAAGTATTGCTCCTGGTAATTTAGGGTATACTGCTGCTTACCAAAGTGGATCAGGTGCACAAATTAACGGTAACGATTTGGTTATTGATAACCTTCATGTAGATCGTTTACGCCCCATGACAGATTACTCTGGCGAAATCAATTTGACAAAATCTATTGAAACAGCAAATGGTGGTAATCATAACATTACTGTTGGTTCTTATATAGCTCGTACAGAGGCAGAAGATGTTAACTATCAATATAGAGTGTTGACAGAGTTCAATAACAATCCGCAATTGGTAAACTTAAATTATACCGATGCTGGTGGCGATAATGTAGTGTATTCTCAAGGTGGATTATACAACCGTATAGGACAAACTGCTAATAACTTTCTTTCTCAAAACAGATTGGCATTATACGTTACCGATGAGATGATCTTGGATAAATGGCGTTTTGATGTTGGTTTCAGATGGGAACATACAGATGGTATCAACAGTCGCGGTGGTATTATGAGCGAAACAGTTTATTCTACTCCAGATATTACCACTGAACTTAGTGATGTGCAAACTGCAGATGGTACATTTTTAAGAACAGAAGTTAATGCAAGTGCTTGGGCACTTTCTTTAGCAGGTCTTTATGAATTAACGGAAACGACCAATCTTTATGCAAATTTTTCTAAGGGATATTTCTTTCCACAATTAAGAGGTTTTGCTCCTGTAGCTGGTATTTCTGAGAGTCCGTACGATGCTGAAAATATTATACAATTTGAAGCCGGTGCCAAGTTCGGAAATCAAAAATTCTCTGGTTCTGTTGCTGGGTATTATGTAGGTCTTAAAGATCGTATCTCTATTAGACAAGCCATTGTTGGTGGTCAGTTAATAGATGAAACAAGAGCAGAGCAAAATACAAGAACAATAGGTATTGAGGCAACTTGGGATTATAGTCTTGCACAGTATTTAAACCTTCGTGGTAATGTTACCTACCAAGATCATGAGATTACAAAAAATACCGATTTTGATTTGGTGAACGGTACATCTACAGAAGCCAACGTAGGTAACGAATTGGCTAGACAGCCAAACTTGTTGGGCGGCTTAGGATTGTATTATGACAATGCCGCTTTTGATGCAAACTTCGGATTCAACTATACTGGTGCAAAGTTTACAGATGATACCAATAATATAGAATTAGATGCTATTACCATAGGTAGATTAGGTGCCGGTTACACATTCTCTAAAGAGGATAACAACAATTCGGTTCGTTTAGGGGTATCGGTCTTTAATTTATTTGATAGTGACGGAATTACAGAAGGGAACCCAAGAGCAGGTTCAGCAGGTCAAACGGAATCTCAATTCTTTGTAGGTAGACCAATTTTACCTAGAAGATTATTCGTAACGGCTACTTTCAATTTCTAA
- a CDS encoding amylo-alpha-1,6-glucosidase, whose translation MKQELYKKAIAVLDANFQDGGFTIPSAGLYPFQWKWDSGFIAIGFAHYDVEKAKTEMRTLLDSQWGNGFIPHIVFHTNNDSYFPGADFHQSELHPLSSKKYRSTGMTQPPVSGFVLQEMHRIAEDKDDMLSFIKEEIDKVFDNHVYFYENRDPKDEGLVYIYHNWESGTDNSPVWDDIWDTMNPPEYNFVRKDTTHVDASQRPSKREYDHYLYIIDIAKQNNYDDGKIAELSPFLVQDPLFNAMLIKSNQALIELYELIGGNKDKIKTLLQWQSKSIASFNEKLFDVELGAYVHYDLRNEKAIRHITSSSFSPLFANIPSPERAKVLVNTMMGKFGGDERYLCASFDPTNNRFNPRKYWRGPVWINMNWLLFLGLKNYGFSKVAEQVKNDSIELIERYGFYEYFDCRKDTGSENPTGYGGNNFSWSAALYIDMVNTD comes from the coding sequence ATGAAGCAAGAATTATATAAAAAGGCAATTGCAGTATTAGATGCAAATTTTCAAGATGGAGGTTTTACCATACCAAGCGCAGGGCTGTATCCTTTTCAATGGAAGTGGGATTCTGGGTTTATCGCTATCGGTTTTGCCCATTATGATGTAGAAAAGGCAAAAACCGAAATGAGAACATTGTTAGATTCTCAATGGGGTAATGGATTTATACCGCATATCGTTTTTCATACGAATAACGATTCATATTTCCCCGGAGCAGATTTTCATCAATCTGAATTGCACCCATTGTCCTCTAAAAAATATAGGTCTACGGGTATGACGCAACCACCTGTTTCTGGTTTTGTGCTGCAAGAAATGCATCGTATTGCAGAAGATAAAGATGATATGTTGAGCTTTATCAAAGAAGAAATCGATAAGGTTTTTGACAATCATGTGTATTTCTATGAGAATAGAGACCCCAAAGATGAAGGTTTGGTATACATCTATCACAACTGGGAATCTGGTACTGACAACTCACCTGTTTGGGATGATATCTGGGATACCATGAATCCTCCAGAATATAATTTCGTTAGAAAAGATACCACCCATGTAGATGCTTCTCAACGTCCTTCTAAAAGGGAGTATGATCACTACCTGTATATCATAGACATTGCTAAACAGAATAATTATGACGATGGTAAAATAGCGGAATTGTCTCCTTTTTTGGTACAAGATCCATTGTTCAATGCCATGCTAATTAAATCGAATCAAGCGCTTATAGAATTATATGAATTGATTGGGGGCAATAAAGATAAGATTAAAACCCTATTACAATGGCAATCTAAGAGTATCGCAAGTTTTAACGAGAAATTATTTGATGTTGAACTGGGTGCCTACGTGCATTATGATCTAAGAAATGAAAAAGCTATTCGCCATATTACGTCTTCATCCTTTTCACCTTTGTTCGCAAATATTCCTTCGCCTGAAAGAGCCAAGGTGCTTGTGAATACCATGATGGGTAAATTTGGAGGTGATGAGAGATATCTATGTGCGTCATTCGACCCAACGAACAATCGATTTAACCCAAGGAAATATTGGAGAGGTCCTGTTTGGATCAACATGAATTGGTTACTTTTTCTTGGACTTAAAAACTATGGTTTTTCAAAAGTGGCAGAGCAAGTTAAAAACGATAGTATTGAGCTGATCGAGAGATATGGTTTTTACGAATATTTTGACTGTAGAAAAGACACGGGCAGTGAGAACCCTACCGGATACGGCGGTAATAATTTCTCTTGGAGCGCCGCTTTATATATTGATATGGTGAATACCGATTAA
- a CDS encoding sodium:solute symporter, whose protein sequence is MNYVDYIIIVVYLAGFLGLGFMFKENNSGGDYFLGGRKTSWLPLSLSAMATQLSAISFISAPAFVGLKDGGGMQWLTYEFGVPLAMAFLLIAVLPTLYKSGIVSVYEYLEKRFDSSSRLLISFVFQISRSVATGVMVYTMALILQATIGLDFWISILIIGLITMVYSFQGGMKAVIWGDVIQMSILFIGIIICLYFGFSELGGVDNFLTHVDTDRITAVDFSKWGFNNADGNDEFGFWPMVIGGFFLYASYYGTDQTQSQRLLSSSSMSNLKKLMMANGLLRFPFTLTYCIMGLVLGTLLLQDVTFQEQMETVYQANIGSLAGKKADLMVPVFIIKYLPNGVIGILIVAIMSAAMSTLSSTVNSLSAVTMEDFVKRFNPNMPDKKYMTYSKLLSIFWGLVCLLFAFFAGNIEGTVIEVINKISSVFYGPILAAFILAILTKKTHALGANIGIVAGVLFNVYLWLYVPQIFWFWWNALGCLVTVLVALAVSYTVTRTVNEGLKVEYYSGKKEVMILIAYFVAIIAFSVALPNILN, encoded by the coding sequence ATGAACTACGTTGACTATATCATTATTGTTGTTTATTTAGCAGGCTTTTTAGGGTTGGGCTTTATGTTCAAAGAGAACAACTCTGGTGGCGATTATTTTTTGGGTGGTCGTAAAACATCATGGCTGCCGCTAAGCCTTTCGGCAATGGCAACGCAATTATCGGCTATAAGCTTTATTTCCGCACCTGCATTTGTAGGTCTTAAAGATGGTGGAGGCATGCAGTGGCTAACGTACGAGTTTGGCGTGCCCCTGGCAATGGCTTTTTTACTTATTGCAGTATTGCCTACGCTATATAAATCTGGTATTGTTAGCGTATATGAATATCTGGAGAAAAGATTTGACTCCTCTTCCCGTCTTTTAATAAGCTTTGTATTTCAAATTAGCAGATCGGTAGCAACAGGGGTTATGGTGTATACTATGGCTCTAATTCTACAGGCAACCATTGGACTGGATTTTTGGATTTCTATATTAATCATCGGTCTTATCACCATGGTATATTCATTTCAAGGCGGAATGAAAGCGGTTATTTGGGGTGATGTAATTCAGATGAGTATTCTATTTATAGGTATTATCATTTGTCTGTATTTTGGATTTAGTGAACTTGGTGGAGTAGATAATTTTCTTACCCATGTGGATACCGATAGAATTACAGCGGTAGACTTTAGTAAATGGGGTTTTAATAATGCGGACGGAAATGATGAATTTGGTTTTTGGCCCATGGTCATAGGCGGATTTTTTCTATATGCCTCCTACTACGGTACAGATCAAACCCAATCGCAACGATTGTTATCATCAAGTAGCATGTCTAACCTTAAAAAGCTGATGATGGCAAACGGATTACTTCGTTTTCCGTTTACATTGACCTATTGTATAATGGGGCTTGTGTTGGGTACTTTGTTATTGCAAGATGTAACTTTTCAAGAACAGATGGAAACTGTTTATCAGGCAAATATTGGCTCTCTAGCGGGTAAGAAGGCAGATTTAATGGTGCCGGTTTTTATAATAAAATATTTACCTAACGGGGTAATAGGAATTTTGATTGTGGCTATTATGTCAGCAGCGATGTCTACATTAAGCTCAACGGTAAATTCACTTTCTGCAGTAACTATGGAAGACTTTGTAAAAAGGTTCAATCCAAATATGCCCGATAAAAAATACATGACTTATTCTAAGCTCTTGTCCATATTTTGGGGGCTTGTATGCTTGCTCTTCGCCTTTTTTGCAGGTAATATAGAGGGTACGGTTATAGAGGTTATCAATAAGATAAGTTCGGTTTTCTACGGGCCAATTTTGGCAGCTTTTATTTTGGCTATCCTGACCAAGAAAACACATGCGCTTGGAGCAAATATTGGTATAGTGGCTGGTGTTTTGTTCAATGTTTATCTTTGGTTGTATGTACCACAGATCTTTTGGTTCTGGTGGAATGCTCTTGGTTGTTTGGTAACTGTTTTGGTGGCACTTGCGGTTAGCTATACTGTTACAAGAACGGTAAACGAAGGGTTAAAAGTAGAATACTATTCAGGTAAAAAAGAGGTAATGATATTGATTGCCTATTTTGTAGCCATTATTGCGTTCAGTGTTGCACTACCTAATATTTTAAATTAA
- a CDS encoding glycerate kinase yields the protein MKFVIAPDKFKGSLTGFEFCDAVEEGLRMVFNDAEILKRPLADGGDGTMEVAKHYIKGEKVAVTVNDPLFRPISASYLYSDETKIAYIEMAEASGLKLLSEDERNCMETTTSGTGELIYDALEKGAVEIILGIGGSATNDGGMGMANALGYRFLDGEGQELSPVGKNLSEVKTIDDSNKHPQLDKITVKVACDVTNPFYGLQGAAYIYGAQKGASENEIIFLNQGLCNFAEIIKNRYEIDLQKVSGAGAAGGVGGGALVFLNGELISGNNLVKELADFDSAINGADWIITGEGQLDEQTLSGKTIDGVVKSAKLKNIPVAALCGSVSITVAQQQKFGLDYVASIVRGVSTLNEAMEQSKVNLVNAAFNFASLLK from the coding sequence ATGAAATTTGTAATAGCACCAGATAAGTTTAAAGGCTCTTTAACCGGTTTCGAATTTTGCGATGCCGTGGAAGAAGGACTCCGAATGGTGTTCAACGATGCCGAAATTTTGAAAAGACCGTTGGCAGATGGTGGTGATGGTACAATGGAAGTCGCTAAACATTATATAAAAGGAGAAAAGGTTGCAGTTACGGTAAATGACCCGCTTTTTAGACCTATCAGTGCTTCTTACTTATATTCTGATGAAACAAAAATCGCCTACATAGAAATGGCAGAAGCATCAGGATTAAAATTGCTTTCTGAAGATGAGCGCAATTGCATGGAAACCACAACTTCGGGCACAGGAGAATTGATTTATGATGCACTGGAAAAAGGTGCAGTTGAAATTATTCTAGGTATTGGCGGTAGTGCAACCAATGATGGTGGAATGGGCATGGCAAATGCTTTGGGATATCGGTTTTTAGATGGGGAAGGACAAGAATTGTCACCGGTCGGTAAAAATCTTTCTGAAGTTAAAACAATTGATGACTCCAATAAACACCCGCAACTTGACAAGATAACCGTTAAAGTGGCATGTGATGTCACCAACCCTTTTTATGGGTTACAAGGTGCCGCTTATATTTATGGTGCGCAAAAAGGTGCTTCTGAAAATGAGATTATATTTTTAAATCAGGGTTTGTGCAATTTTGCCGAAATTATTAAGAATCGCTATGAAATCGATTTACAAAAAGTAAGTGGCGCCGGTGCAGCTGGTGGAGTAGGAGGTGGCGCCCTTGTTTTTCTAAATGGGGAATTAATTTCAGGAAATAATTTGGTAAAAGAACTGGCAGATTTTGATAGTGCCATTAATGGTGCAGATTGGATTATTACCGGTGAAGGTCAGTTAGACGAACAAACACTTTCCGGTAAAACAATAGACGGGGTCGTGAAATCTGCAAAGCTTAAAAACATACCAGTTGCCGCACTCTGCGGATCGGTAAGTATAACCGTGGCACAACAACAAAAATTCGGACTTGATTATGTAGCCTCAATTGTAAGAGGGGTTTCTACGTTGAATGAAGCCATGGAGCAGAGTAAGGTCAACCTTGTAAATGCCGCCTTTAATTTTGCAAGTCTATTGAAGTGA